From the genome of Verrucomicrobiia bacterium, one region includes:
- a CDS encoding response regulator, with amino-acid sequence MAGTILFVDDESDLRFMVASYFECFGMNILAAGDADEAMRVASGVSLCAIILDVNLPGKGSGVLLDYLKQNHPKAPIILYTGRQPDDELVTEMLARGAQRYLLKDGSLEKLLATAREFCG; translated from the coding sequence ATGGCTGGCACGATTTTATTCGTGGACGACGAATCCGATTTGCGCTTCATGGTCGCCAGTTATTTTGAATGTTTCGGCATGAATATCCTCGCGGCGGGCGATGCCGATGAGGCCATGCGCGTGGCCAGCGGCGTTTCCCTGTGCGCCATCATCCTCGACGTGAATCTTCCCGGCAAAGGCAGCGGCGTGCTGTTGGATTATCTGAAACAGAACCATCCAAAGGCCCCGATCATTCTCTACACCGGGCGACAGCCGGACGATGAATTGGTCACTGAAATGCTCGCGCGCGGCGCGCAACGATACTTGCTCAAGGATGGCTCGCTGGAAAAGCTCCTCGCCACGGCGCGCGAGTTTTGCGGTTAG
- a CDS encoding CAAX prenyl protease-related protein: MDPLRKKLQTSPALARVVPFIIFLLVTAFQGQLGEASRYWLYMAKTVVGIYLVWMMRPLVPEMRWAFSWEAVVVGIAVCVMWVGIDPFYVKIGKGAGDWNPHAQFGQGSTLAWVMIVGRILGSSLIVPPMEEVFYRSFLYRCIIRPDFEKAPLGLFNATAFIATAVIFGFSHYEWLAGILCGMAYQGLVLHKKRLGDAMTAHAITNFLLGVWIVWKGAWHFW; this comes from the coding sequence ATGGATCCATTGCGCAAAAAGTTGCAGACCTCCCCGGCGCTCGCGCGCGTCGTGCCCTTTATCATTTTTTTATTAGTCACGGCATTCCAAGGTCAGCTCGGCGAAGCTTCGCGTTACTGGCTTTATATGGCGAAGACCGTGGTGGGCATTTATCTCGTCTGGATGATGCGGCCGCTCGTGCCGGAGATGCGCTGGGCGTTCAGTTGGGAAGCGGTGGTGGTGGGGATCGCCGTGTGCGTGATGTGGGTGGGCATTGATCCGTTCTACGTCAAGATCGGCAAGGGCGCGGGCGATTGGAATCCGCACGCGCAATTCGGCCAGGGCTCGACGCTCGCCTGGGTCATGATCGTCGGACGCATTCTCGGTTCCTCGCTCATCGTGCCGCCGATGGAGGAAGTTTTTTATCGCTCGTTCCTCTATCGCTGCATCATCCGCCCGGATTTTGAGAAGGCGCCGCTCGGCCTTTTCAATGCCACCGCGTTTATCGCTACGGCGGTGATTTTTGGTTTCAGCCATTACGAATGGCTGGCAGGAATTTTGTGCGGGATGGCGTATCAAGGCCTGGTGCTGCATAAAAAGCGCCTGGGCGACGCCATGACGGCGCACGCGATCACGAATTTTTTGCTGGGCGTTTGGATTGTGTGGAAAGGCGCCTGGCATTTTTGGTGA
- a CDS encoding pseudouridine synthase, translating into MPPRSLIFEDEHLLVVNKPAGMNTHAPSPFAGEGIYEWLKHRESRWATLAIIHRLDKETSGVMVFGKTPAANRSLTEQFTQHTIRKKYILLTDRAVNFEKRTVVSSLVRAGEKYLSRPLHAGADRAETHFTIVKKDVNGHVTLQAEPVTGRTHQIRVHAAAEGFPILGDTLYDGTAAARVYLHAAEIIFKHPVTGAELRFTAPENFDAPSRLGLREAFVENGGEFETNAYRLIHGAADGWPDWYVERLGDYLLSQSERTLTAEQMSELEKLQTIYGSRGGYHKILTRQVRRTTVPQASPQLVFGEAAPATFVVTENGMQFEMSFNEGYSVGLFLDQRDNRRRWLVNYVTDGFAIFPKGAAGAEVLNTFAYTCGFSVVAARAGGRTTSLDLSKKYLEWGKRNFALNGLDAAAHDFIFGDAFDWMRRLAKKGRTYDAVVLDPPTFSQSKEAGAFQAEKDYGRLVDAALLVLKPGGVLFASTNAARLEPEKFLEMITASVRAKGRKILRQQYFPQPPDFPVHRNEPAYLKTVWMQVA; encoded by the coding sequence TTGCCGCCGCGCAGCCTGATTTTTGAGGATGAACATTTGCTGGTGGTGAACAAACCGGCGGGGATGAACACGCACGCGCCGAGCCCGTTCGCGGGCGAAGGCATCTACGAATGGCTCAAGCATCGCGAATCCCGCTGGGCCACGCTGGCGATCATCCATCGGCTCGACAAGGAAACCTCTGGGGTCATGGTCTTCGGCAAAACGCCTGCGGCCAATCGTTCGCTCACGGAGCAATTCACGCAGCACACCATTCGTAAAAAATATATTTTGCTCACTGATCGCGCGGTGAATTTCGAGAAGCGCACGGTCGTTTCGTCACTCGTTCGCGCCGGTGAAAAATATTTGAGCCGTCCCTTGCACGCGGGTGCTGACCGCGCTGAAACGCATTTTACCATCGTCAAAAAAGATGTGAATGGTCACGTCACGCTGCAAGCGGAACCCGTCACCGGGCGTACGCATCAAATTCGCGTGCACGCCGCTGCTGAAGGGTTTCCGATTTTGGGCGATACGCTTTATGACGGAACCGCCGCGGCGCGTGTGTATTTGCATGCGGCGGAAATAATTTTCAAGCATCCGGTCACGGGCGCGGAATTGAGATTCACCGCGCCGGAAAATTTTGACGCGCCTTCGCGCTTAGGTTTGCGCGAAGCTTTCGTTGAAAATGGCGGCGAGTTCGAGACCAACGCCTATCGCCTTATTCACGGCGCGGCAGATGGCTGGCCTGATTGGTATGTCGAACGGCTGGGCGATTATTTGCTCTCGCAGTCGGAACGAACTTTGACCGCGGAGCAAATGAGCGAACTGGAAAAACTGCAAACAATTTACGGTTCGCGCGGTGGGTATCATAAAATTCTGACGCGGCAGGTACGGCGCACGACCGTGCCGCAGGCATCGCCGCAGTTGGTTTTTGGCGAAGCCGCGCCCGCCACTTTTGTGGTCACGGAAAACGGCATGCAATTCGAGATGAGTTTCAATGAGGGTTATTCCGTCGGCCTCTTTCTCGACCAGCGCGACAACCGGCGGCGCTGGCTTGTGAATTATGTGACCGATGGTTTTGCGATTTTTCCAAAAGGCGCGGCGGGTGCGGAAGTATTGAACACGTTTGCTTACACTTGCGGCTTTTCCGTGGTGGCGGCGCGCGCGGGTGGGCGAACGACGAGCCTGGATCTCTCGAAAAAATATCTCGAGTGGGGCAAGCGCAATTTCGCGCTCAACGGCCTTGATGCCGCGGCGCACGATTTTATTTTTGGCGACGCTTTCGATTGGATGCGGCGGCTGGCAAAGAAGGGGCGCACTTATGACGCCGTGGTGCTCGATCCGCCGACGTTTTCGCAATCGAAGGAAGCGGGCGCGTTTCAGGCGGAAAAAGATTACGGGCGATTGGTGGATGCGGCGCTGCTGGTTTTGAAACCTGGCGGAGTATTATTTGCTTCAACGAATGCGGCGCGGCTGGAGCCGGAAAAATTCCTGGAAATGATCACCGCTAGTGTGCGGGCAAAGGGGAGAAAAATTTTGCGGCAACAATATTTTCCGCAGCCGCCGGATTTTCCCGTGCATCGAAATGAACCGGCGTATTTGAAGACGGTTTGGATGCAAGTGGCGTGA
- a CDS encoding NYN domain-containing protein, with product MYAFVMALVRILVDGYSLLHGWPELAPGKPRHSAAARDELIHHLTLYRDAIRTPITVVFDGANNDIRLSTVESTPEVEILYSRAGQTADQIIERVVHRMSSYGEVLAVTDDYAERDTVIAMGGLASSCLSFIQSINAALAEQQDNLKVYNRTERQRFKRPK from the coding sequence ATGTATGCTTTCGTCATGGCGCTCGTTCGCATCCTCGTTGACGGCTACAGCCTCCTGCACGGCTGGCCCGAACTCGCGCCCGGCAAGCCCCGCCATTCCGCCGCCGCGCGCGACGAACTTATTCATCACCTCACACTTTACCGCGACGCCATCCGCACCCCCATCACCGTCGTCTTCGACGGCGCGAATAACGACATCCGCCTCTCCACCGTTGAGTCCACGCCCGAAGTGGAAATTCTTTATTCACGCGCCGGCCAAACCGCCGATCAAATCATCGAACGCGTCGTCCACCGCATGAGTTCCTACGGCGAAGTCCTGGCCGTCACCGATGATTACGCCGAGCGCGACACCGTCATCGCCATGGGCGGCCTCGCTTCGAGTTGCCTGAGCTTCATCCAAAGCATCAACGCCGCCCTCGCCGAGCAACAGGACAATTTAAAAGTCTATAACCGCACCGAACGCCAGCGCTTCAAACGCCCAAAATAA
- a CDS encoding ankyrin repeat domain-containing protein encodes MSASPEWYELLNHVAQRQFNEAADLLAANPSLRSAVNGIGETVLHYQAVENDERGVAWLKSKGFDINTRNEFGIPVVFEVAQLNYKDLLSWFISNGADMTCRDGEGQNIKEYLLDYENDDMMKHLESLGI; translated from the coding sequence ATGTCAGCCTCTCCTGAATGGTATGAATTGCTGAACCATGTGGCGCAAAGGCAATTTAACGAAGCCGCTGACCTATTGGCGGCAAACCCTTCCCTTCGCTCAGCGGTAAACGGAATTGGAGAAACGGTTCTCCATTATCAGGCGGTGGAGAATGATGAGCGGGGAGTGGCATGGCTAAAATCGAAAGGTTTTGACATCAACACCCGAAACGAGTTTGGCATACCAGTCGTGTTTGAAGTGGCGCAGCTTAATTATAAAGATTTGCTGAGCTGGTTTATTTCAAACGGTGCGGACATGACATGCCGGGATGGAGAGGGCCAGAACATCAAAGAATATCTTTTGGACTATGAAAATGATGATATGATGAAGCACTTGGAGTCTTTGGGAATCTAA
- a CDS encoding GTP-binding protein gives MKTKEPIPVTVLTGYLGAGKTTLLNHLLTQNHGYKCAIIINEFGAVSIDNQLVVGADEEILELNNGCLCCRVRGDLIRCLNDLINRKKRFDYVIIETTGLADPSPVAHTFMASELKDKLRLDGIVTVVDARHLEKELDDGPEPRAQIAFADVILLNKMDLVSPEELARVEQRIRGMNALAQIYRTKNSQIDPGKILNLKARELTAPLNFPAKEEKHEHTHEHDHDHVCGEHCDHDHKHGHSHEDEQAHGHEHHHHDESVKSFFIEEERALDLKKLEAWLGDLLKNLGADIYRSKGVLNIKGQPKRVVFQGVQMMFDAQPDRFWNVNEARKSQLVFIGRELDEAKIRGGFEGCVAN, from the coding sequence ATGAAAACGAAAGAACCGATTCCGGTCACGGTGTTGACGGGTTATTTGGGCGCGGGCAAGACGACGCTTTTGAACCATTTGCTCACGCAAAATCACGGCTACAAATGCGCGATCATCATCAATGAATTTGGCGCGGTGAGTATTGATAATCAGTTGGTAGTGGGCGCGGATGAGGAGATTTTGGAGTTGAACAACGGCTGCCTGTGCTGCCGCGTGCGCGGGGATTTGATTCGTTGTCTCAATGATTTGATCAATCGCAAGAAGCGGTTCGATTATGTGATCATCGAGACGACGGGGCTGGCGGACCCAAGTCCGGTGGCGCATACGTTCATGGCGTCGGAGTTGAAGGACAAGTTGCGGCTCGATGGCATCGTGACGGTGGTGGATGCGCGGCATTTGGAAAAGGAACTGGACGACGGGCCGGAACCGCGCGCGCAAATCGCGTTTGCGGACGTGATTTTATTGAACAAGATGGATTTGGTATCGCCGGAGGAATTGGCGCGGGTGGAGCAGCGGATTCGCGGCATGAATGCGCTGGCACAGATTTATCGGACGAAAAATTCGCAGATTGATCCGGGCAAGATTCTGAATTTGAAAGCGCGCGAGTTGACGGCGCCGCTGAATTTTCCGGCGAAGGAGGAGAAACATGAACACACGCACGAGCATGACCACGATCATGTTTGCGGCGAGCATTGTGATCATGACCATAAGCATGGGCATTCGCATGAGGACGAACAGGCCCACGGTCACGAGCATCATCATCACGACGAGAGCGTGAAATCGTTTTTCATCGAGGAAGAGCGCGCGCTGGATTTGAAGAAGCTGGAAGCGTGGCTGGGCGATTTGTTAAAAAATCTCGGCGCGGATATTTATCGGAGCAAAGGCGTGTTGAATATCAAGGGGCAGCCGAAGCGGGTCGTTTTTCAGGGCGTGCAGATGATGTTCGACGCGCAGCCGGATCGTTTTTGGAATGTGAACGAGGCGCGGAAGAGCCAGTTGGTTTTTATCGGGCGCGAGCTGGATGAGGCGAAGATTCGCGGAGGGTTTGAGGGGTGTGTGGCGAATTAA
- a CDS encoding RNA-binding protein codes for MTNRLYVENLPPSATETSLRELFSASGSVLEVKMMVDPSTGISRGRAFVTMATPDIAASAMRSLHSHSLGGRNIAVTEARPPAENPVGLIGHGFDTGISQNPPPRSNGNHNGKSKNNRNQQQRRRRR; via the coding sequence ATGACAAACAGATTATACGTAGAGAATTTGCCGCCCAGCGCCACTGAAACAAGCCTGCGCGAATTATTTTCCGCCTCCGGTTCCGTCCTCGAAGTCAAAATGATGGTTGATCCCAGCACCGGCATTTCGCGCGGGCGCGCCTTCGTGACCATGGCCACGCCGGACATCGCCGCAAGCGCCATGCGCTCCCTCCACAGCCACAGCCTGGGCGGACGCAACATCGCCGTCACCGAAGCCCGCCCGCCCGCCGAAAACCCCGTCGGCCTCATCGGCCACGGCTTCGATACCGGCATCAGCCAGAATCCCCCGCCGCGCTCCAACGGCAACCACAACGGCAAAAGCAAAAACAATCGCAACCAGCAGCAACGCCGCCGCCGTCGTTAA
- the obgE gene encoding GTPase ObgE yields MKLQTSQIQIDYLGGDVEGSVSSMFIDQIKVYARAGHGGKGAVAFHREAYITKGGPSGGNGGRGGNVILQADHDLNNLIAQYYVPRLIAQVGEAGMGKGMDGHAGKDLLIKVPCGTLVWKLPAVVTLEEVEPAEEEEEAEEKPTIGVRKRPVIRHSGTERALEINLEEEPDETKGTAPTHEGEELVADLTEDGQQFVLCKGGRGGLGNRNFATARHQTPRFAQPGEPGDEGEFRLELRLIAEVGLVGYPNAGKSTLLTAISHARPKIAPYPFTTLHPQIGIVEYKDFHRLTVCDVPGLIEGASNNVGLGHAFLRHIQRCKVLVILLDMAGTDAREPWDDYKKLLKELELYDPALLDKPRLVVGNKIDEPVAEENLKVFKRKIRKTPVLPIAAAFDEGIEKFKDTIREAVAAAEK; encoded by the coding sequence TTGAAACTGCAAACTTCCCAAATCCAGATTGACTATTTGGGGGGAGACGTTGAAGGTTCAGTAAGCAGCATGTTCATAGATCAAATCAAAGTTTACGCGCGGGCGGGGCACGGCGGCAAAGGCGCGGTTGCCTTTCATCGCGAGGCCTACATCACCAAGGGCGGTCCCAGCGGCGGCAACGGCGGGCGCGGCGGCAACGTCATTTTGCAGGCCGACCACGACTTGAATAACCTCATCGCGCAATATTACGTGCCGCGGCTGATCGCGCAGGTGGGCGAGGCGGGCATGGGCAAAGGCATGGACGGCCACGCGGGCAAGGATTTGCTCATCAAAGTTCCTTGTGGAACGCTCGTGTGGAAATTACCGGCGGTGGTGACGCTCGAAGAAGTGGAGCCGGCTGAGGAAGAAGAAGAAGCCGAGGAAAAGCCGACCATCGGCGTGCGGAAACGGCCGGTCATCCGCCATTCCGGCACGGAACGCGCGCTCGAAATCAATCTTGAGGAAGAACCTGACGAAACCAAGGGCACCGCGCCCACGCATGAAGGCGAGGAATTGGTGGCGGATTTGACCGAGGACGGGCAACAATTTGTTTTGTGCAAAGGCGGACGCGGTGGATTGGGCAATCGCAATTTCGCGACGGCGCGGCATCAGACTCCGCGTTTCGCGCAGCCGGGCGAGCCGGGTGACGAGGGCGAATTTCGGCTGGAGTTGCGGTTGATCGCGGAAGTGGGTTTGGTGGGTTATCCGAACGCGGGCAAGTCCACTTTGCTCACGGCGATTTCGCATGCGCGGCCCAAGATCGCGCCGTATCCGTTCACGACGCTGCATCCGCAAATCGGCATCGTGGAGTATAAGGATTTTCATCGGCTGACGGTTTGCGACGTGCCGGGATTGATCGAGGGGGCGAGCAATAACGTCGGGCTCGGCCACGCGTTTTTGCGGCACATCCAGCGCTGCAAAGTTTTGGTGATTCTGCTTGATATGGCGGGCACGGATGCGCGCGAGCCGTGGGATGATTATAAAAAATTGCTGAAGGAACTGGAGCTTTACGATCCGGCGCTGCTCGACAAGCCGCGATTGGTGGTGGGCAATAAAATTGACGAGCCGGTGGCGGAGGAGAACCTGAAAGTGTTCAAGCGCAAGATCCGGAAGACGCCGGTGCTGCCGATCGCGGCGGCGTTTGATGAGGGCATCGAAAAATTCAAGGACACGATTCGCGAGGCGGTCGCGGCGGCGGAGAAGTAG
- a CDS encoding 1,4-alpha-glucan branching protein domain-containing protein, with translation MQGYLSLILHAHLPFVRHPEHDKFLEENWLFEAITETYIPLIQTMDGWLRDGMDSRLTLTLSPTLCSMLLDPLLQERYLRHISGLIDLAEKEIHRTHWDNAYRPLAWMYHHRFTNTRNTYQAYGRNLVGAFRKFQEQGKLEIITSAATHALLPLLAGHPPSIRAQILVARDHYRSCFGCDPRGIWLPECAYVDGVENYLQEANLRWFIMDTHGLLHAKPRPRYGVFAPVFTPNCIAAFARDLDSARQVWSTQEGYPGDVNYRDFYRDVGFDLDFDYVKPYLPDLAQRGFTGIKYHRITGTNVEKKVYDRDAALRMAAEHAGHFLSARMGQIQHLSSIMDRPPMLVSPYDAELFGHWWYEGPEFLDYFVRKAVYDQKVFKLVTPHEYLGRQPTQQIAQPSASSWGSEGYWGVWLNETNEWIYPHLHIAQERMTQMARQFPNATGVKLRALKQAGRELLLAQSSDWPFILRTGTSPDYARKRVKDHILRFISLHEQITTTRIDEAWLARIESLDNLFPDINYHYWA, from the coding sequence ATGCAAGGCTACCTTTCCCTTATCCTTCACGCGCATCTGCCTTTCGTGCGCCATCCCGAGCACGATAAATTCCTGGAGGAAAACTGGCTCTTCGAGGCCATCACCGAGACTTACATCCCGCTCATCCAAACCATGGACGGCTGGTTGCGCGATGGCATGGACAGCCGGCTCACGCTCACGCTTTCGCCCACGCTTTGCTCGATGCTACTGGACCCGCTTTTGCAGGAGCGTTACCTCCGCCACATCAGCGGCCTGATTGACCTTGCGGAAAAGGAGATTCACCGCACGCATTGGGACAACGCCTACCGCCCGCTCGCGTGGATGTATCACCATCGTTTCACCAACACGCGCAACACTTACCAGGCCTACGGGCGCAACCTCGTCGGCGCGTTCCGCAAATTTCAGGAGCAGGGCAAACTCGAGATCATCACGTCCGCCGCGACGCATGCGTTGTTGCCGTTGCTCGCGGGGCATCCGCCGAGCATTCGCGCGCAAATCCTCGTTGCGCGTGATCATTATCGCTCGTGTTTCGGCTGCGATCCGCGCGGCATCTGGCTCCCCGAATGCGCCTACGTGGATGGCGTGGAAAATTATTTGCAGGAAGCGAACCTGCGCTGGTTCATCATGGACACGCACGGTTTGTTGCACGCGAAACCGCGCCCGCGCTACGGCGTTTTCGCGCCGGTGTTCACGCCGAATTGCATCGCCGCCTTCGCGCGCGACCTGGATTCGGCGCGGCAAGTTTGGAGCACGCAGGAAGGTTATCCCGGCGATGTGAATTACCGCGACTTCTACCGCGACGTCGGCTTCGATCTCGATTTTGATTACGTCAAACCGTATCTGCCTGACCTTGCGCAACGCGGTTTCACGGGCATCAAGTATCATCGCATCACGGGCACGAACGTGGAGAAAAAAGTTTATGATCGCGATGCCGCCTTGCGCATGGCGGCGGAGCATGCGGGACATTTTCTGAGCGCACGCATGGGGCAGATTCAGCATCTCTCCAGCATCATGGACCGCCCGCCGATGCTGGTCTCGCCATACGACGCCGAGTTGTTCGGCCATTGGTGGTACGAAGGGCCGGAGTTTCTCGATTACTTCGTGCGCAAGGCAGTTTACGACCAAAAAGTTTTCAAGCTGGTCACGCCGCACGAATATCTTGGCCGCCAGCCGACGCAACAAATCGCGCAGCCAAGCGCGTCGAGTTGGGGATCGGAAGGTTATTGGGGTGTGTGGCTCAACGAGACGAATGAATGGATCTACCCGCATCTGCACATCGCGCAGGAACGCATGACACAGATGGCGCGGCAATTTCCCAATGCCACGGGCGTCAAACTTCGCGCGCTCAAGCAGGCGGGCCGCGAACTTTTGCTTGCGCAATCCAGTGATTGGCCATTCATCCTGCGCACCGGCACGAGTCCCGACTACGCCCGGAAACGCGTCAAGGACCACATCCTCCGGTTCATTTCTTTGCACGAACAAATCACCACGACGCGGATTGACGAAGCGTGGCTCGCGCGCATTGAGTCTTTGGATAATTTATTCCCCGATATCAATTATCATTATTGGGCTTGA
- a CDS encoding type II toxin-antitoxin system prevent-host-death family antitoxin: MSETTIIAASEAKAKFSELLERTRKGEGFVITLHGEEVAKLSPAKGQSLIEVRAAITEMKSRRSILNPPGKPRLSIRDLVNEGRR, encoded by the coding sequence ATGAGCGAAACCACTATTATTGCGGCGTCAGAGGCAAAAGCCAAGTTTTCCGAACTGCTTGAGCGCACGCGAAAAGGCGAGGGGTTTGTTATTACATTGCATGGGGAGGAGGTCGCAAAGCTTTCTCCCGCAAAGGGCCAAAGTCTTATAGAAGTACGGGCTGCGATAACCGAAATGAAGTCGCGGCGTTCCATATTGAATCCTCCCGGCAAACCCAGGCTTAGCATTAGAGATTTAGTTAATGAAGGGCGGCGATGA
- a CDS encoding type II toxin-antitoxin system VapC family toxin, translating to MNFILDSSCALSWVFEDETSPESEKPLEWLNKGAKAFVPPLWRWEMANVLIIAERRKRITSVEVNSHLSFFQTLPIEIDEATVNQAWNGTRILAQAHQLTIYDAAYLELAIRRGLPLATLDTALQSACKLEKVRLATLI from the coding sequence ATGAATTTCATTTTGGATTCTTCGTGCGCCCTTTCATGGGTGTTTGAAGATGAAACATCACCTGAATCGGAAAAGCCTCTGGAGTGGCTGAATAAAGGCGCAAAGGCATTTGTGCCGCCACTTTGGCGTTGGGAGATGGCAAATGTTCTTATCATTGCCGAGCGTAGAAAACGGATCACCTCAGTTGAAGTTAATAGCCATCTTTCTTTTTTCCAGACTCTGCCTATTGAAATTGATGAGGCCACCGTCAATCAGGCATGGAATGGAACCCGCATTCTCGCGCAAGCGCATCAACTGACTATTTATGACGCGGCCTATTTGGAACTGGCCATTCGCCGCGGATTGCCTCTCGCAACTTTGGACACTGCGCTTCAATCCGCTTGCAAATTAGAAAAGGTTAGGTTGGCGACATTAATTTGA
- the moeB gene encoding molybdopterin-synthase adenylyltransferase MoeB has translation MELDNDQIRRYSRHLILPEVGLAGQKKICSTSVLCIGAGGLGSPIGMYLAAAGVGKIGIVDFDTVDFSNLQRQIMHGTKDVGRPKAESARDTIKNINPTCEVVIHNTRLSSENALEIIAQYDVVVDGTDNFPTRYLTNDACVLLKKPNVYGSIFRFEGQASVFAPHLGGPCYRCLYPEPPPPGMVPSCAEGGVLGVLPGIVGCIQATEILKLAIGKGTPLIGRLLLFNALDMKFRELKLRRDPKCPICGDQPTIKELIDYEQFCGIPAEPEVPVGNPDEVTVQEMKRAMDDPKSGIKILDVRDPDEYEISHIKGVPQIPLGELPQRFTELDPNQQIYIHCKSGVRSLRALNFLRQQGFKYVKSVKGGINAWADEIDHSVPRY, from the coding sequence ATGGAACTGGATAATGACCAAATCCGGCGGTACTCGCGCCACCTCATATTGCCGGAAGTCGGACTCGCCGGCCAAAAGAAAATTTGCTCGACCAGCGTGCTCTGCATCGGCGCTGGCGGCCTCGGCTCCCCCATCGGCATGTATCTCGCCGCGGCCGGCGTGGGCAAAATCGGCATCGTGGATTTTGACACGGTGGATTTTTCCAATCTCCAGCGCCAGATCATGCACGGAACCAAGGACGTCGGCCGTCCGAAGGCCGAGTCCGCGCGCGACACCATCAAGAACATCAATCCAACCTGCGAAGTCGTCATCCACAACACGCGTTTGAGCAGCGAGAACGCGCTCGAGATCATCGCGCAATACGACGTGGTGGTGGACGGCACGGATAATTTTCCAACGCGTTATCTCACCAACGACGCCTGCGTTCTTCTGAAGAAGCCGAACGTCTATGGCTCGATCTTCCGCTTTGAAGGACAGGCGAGCGTCTTCGCGCCGCACCTGGGCGGGCCGTGTTATCGCTGTCTTTATCCCGAGCCGCCGCCGCCGGGCATGGTGCCGAGTTGCGCCGAGGGCGGTGTGCTGGGCGTGCTGCCGGGAATCGTCGGCTGCATTCAGGCAACGGAAATTTTGAAACTGGCCATCGGCAAAGGCACGCCGTTGATCGGTCGCTTGCTATTGTTCAATGCGCTGGACATGAAGTTCCGCGAGTTGAAATTGCGCCGCGATCCCAAGTGCCCGATTTGCGGCGACCAGCCGACGATCAAAGAGTTGATTGATTACGAACAATTTTGCGGCATCCCCGCCGAGCCGGAAGTTCCCGTGGGCAATCCCGATGAAGTGACCGTGCAGGAAATGAAGCGCGCGATGGACGATCCCAAATCCGGCATCAAAATCCTCGACGTGCGCGACCCGGATGAATACGAGATTTCGCACATCAAAGGTGTGCCACAGATTCCGCTGGGAGAATTGCCGCAGCGCTTCACGGAACTGGACCCGAACCAACAGATTTACATCCACTGCAAAAGCGGCGTGCGCTCACTGCGCGCTTTGAATTTCCTGCGCCAGCAGGGATTCAAATATGTAAAGAGCGTGAAGGGCGGCATCAATGCCTGGGCAGATGAAATTGATCACAGCGTGCCAAGGTATTGA
- a CDS encoding AAA family ATPase: MSKTNDKGAGTKIKRVFLQAVRLERERVDNFDKYPFCVPAIRHLQRLEFHPAVTFFIGENGSGKSTLLEAIAVKLGFNAEGGSKNFNFTTRETHSKLHEFITVERGVGRPTDNYFLRAESFYNLATQIEDLGVVSGYGQKSLHHQSHGEAFLALLLNRLQGDGIYLFDEPEAALSPQRQLSVLTLLHRLIYHKAQLVIATHSPILLSYPNARIYQFSQAGIAEVKYTETEHYLVTKDFLNRHERMLEILLTAEDEDLKSKERK; this comes from the coding sequence ATGAGTAAAACAAATGACAAAGGAGCGGGCACGAAAATCAAGCGGGTTTTTCTTCAAGCGGTTCGCCTTGAACGTGAACGCGTGGACAATTTTGACAAATATCCGTTTTGCGTCCCTGCGATTCGGCATCTTCAGCGATTGGAATTCCATCCGGCCGTGACCTTTTTTATCGGCGAAAATGGTTCCGGCAAATCCACGTTGCTGGAAGCGATTGCGGTGAAGCTTGGGTTTAATGCTGAGGGTGGCAGCAAAAATTTCAACTTTACCACACGAGAAACGCATTCGAAATTGCACGAATTTATCACGGTCGAGCGTGGCGTCGGACGTCCAACAGATAATTATTTTTTACGGGCCGAATCTTTTTACAACCTGGCGACGCAAATTGAAGATCTGGGCGTTGTATCTGGCTACGGTCAAAAATCATTGCACCACCAATCGCACGGCGAAGCTTTTCTTGCGCTTTTACTGAACCGGCTTCAGGGCGATGGAATCTATTTGTTTGATGAACCGGAAGCGGCGCTATCTCCCCAGCGGCAATTAAGCGTTTTGACGTTATTGCACAGGTTGATTTATCACAAGGCGCAGTTGGTTATTGCAACCCATTCGCCGATATTGCTCTCTTATCCCAATGCGCGCATTTACCAATTTTCGCAAGCGGGTATTGCTGAGGTAAAATACACGGAAACAGAACATTATCTGGTAACGAAAGATTTTCTCAACCGGCATGAGCGAATGTTGGAAATCCTTCTGACCGCCGAAGACGAAGATTTAAAATCAAAGGAAAGGAAATAA